The Microbacterium paraoxydans genome includes a window with the following:
- a CDS encoding acyl-CoA dehydrogenase family protein translates to MSTEASPLPGERVSSYDVTGRQDSDYYAVFADIPAADREAWDRAKGYVDEVAPQMAEAWDRAEYPLDAARRMGEMDLVVDGVDHPALTRLSPLAAGLVNMEISRGDGSLGTILAVQGGLALRTLALFGSPAQQDRWLTALADGTVLGSFALTEPDHGSDSVSLETVARRDGDSWVLRGAKKWIGNGASGGITFVWARVDDESAAEHGAVRCFLVEQDTPGYTGTVIRGKASLRAIHQAHIRLDDVRVPRDAVLPGTKSFRDASTVLYATRSGVAWSALGHATACYEAALAYAKERVQFGKPLAKFQMVQERLTHMLEDLTAMQLYCRRMADLEQAGALRPTQASLAKFHNTRAARRIAATARDLLGGNGILLENGVMQHLADIEAIHTYEGTESVQALLLGRDITGMSAFA, encoded by the coding sequence ATGAGCACTGAAGCCTCCCCCTTGCCCGGCGAGCGCGTCTCGTCCTACGACGTCACCGGGCGGCAGGACAGCGACTACTACGCGGTCTTCGCCGACATCCCCGCCGCCGACCGGGAGGCCTGGGACCGCGCGAAGGGGTACGTCGATGAGGTCGCCCCGCAGATGGCCGAGGCGTGGGACCGCGCCGAGTACCCGCTCGACGCCGCCCGCCGCATGGGCGAGATGGACCTCGTCGTCGACGGCGTCGACCACCCCGCGCTGACCCGGCTCTCGCCGCTCGCCGCGGGCCTGGTCAACATGGAGATCTCGCGCGGGGACGGCTCCCTCGGCACGATCCTCGCGGTGCAGGGCGGGCTCGCGCTGCGGACGCTCGCGCTGTTCGGCTCGCCCGCCCAGCAGGACCGCTGGCTCACGGCACTCGCCGACGGCACGGTGCTCGGTTCCTTCGCCCTGACCGAGCCCGACCACGGCTCCGACTCCGTCTCGCTGGAGACCGTGGCCCGCCGCGACGGGGACTCCTGGGTGCTCCGCGGTGCCAAGAAGTGGATCGGCAACGGCGCTTCGGGCGGGATCACGTTCGTCTGGGCGCGGGTCGACGACGAGTCCGCCGCCGAGCACGGCGCGGTGCGGTGCTTCCTCGTCGAGCAGGACACCCCCGGATACACCGGCACCGTGATCCGCGGGAAGGCCTCCCTCCGCGCGATCCATCAGGCCCACATCCGCCTGGACGACGTTCGGGTGCCGCGGGACGCGGTGCTGCCGGGGACGAAGAGCTTCAGGGACGCCTCGACCGTGCTGTACGCCACCCGGTCCGGGGTCGCGTGGTCGGCGCTGGGTCACGCGACGGCCTGTTACGAGGCGGCGCTGGCCTACGCGAAGGAGCGTGTGCAGTTCGGCAAGCCGCTCGCGAAGTTCCAGATGGTGCAGGAGCGGCTCACGCACATGCTGGAGGATCTGACGGCGATGCAGCTCTACTGCCGCCGCATGGCCGATCTGGAGCAGGCGGGGGCGCTGCGGCCGACGCAGGCCTCGCTCGCGAAGTTCCACAACACCCGGGCGGCCCGGCGGATCGCCGCGACGGCGCGGGATCTCCTCGGCGGCAACGGCATCCTCCTGGAGAACGGCGTCATGCAGCACCTGGCCGACATCGAGGCCATCCACACCTACGAGGGCACCGAATCCGTGCAGGCCCTGCTGCTCGGCCGCGACATCACCGGAATGAGCGCCTTCGCCTAG
- a CDS encoding TetR/AcrR family transcriptional regulator: protein MHESAELRTGGVVAAALELFSAQGFDQTSVEQIAKAAGVSRSTFFRQFGGKEDVVFADHEVLLEQLREFLDEGHDDPWGAVCAASESVFTHFANDPELARRRYQIVREVPVLREREIITVFRYERLFDEYLRSALPGVDPLDAVGFAALVTAVHNHVLRQLLRGRKKVPLSTLQSALADARRRYGVGEAADAGAPDDVVVAVFPRSMPIAEVTRRLRSELD from the coding sequence ATGCACGAATCCGCAGAGCTGCGCACCGGGGGCGTCGTCGCCGCCGCGCTCGAACTCTTCAGCGCCCAGGGGTTCGACCAGACGTCCGTGGAGCAGATCGCCAAGGCCGCCGGCGTCTCCCGGTCGACCTTCTTCCGGCAGTTCGGCGGCAAGGAGGACGTGGTCTTCGCCGATCACGAGGTCCTGCTGGAGCAGCTCCGCGAGTTCCTCGACGAGGGGCACGACGATCCGTGGGGCGCGGTCTGCGCGGCATCGGAGTCCGTGTTCACGCACTTCGCGAACGACCCGGAGCTCGCGCGACGGCGCTACCAGATCGTGCGGGAGGTGCCGGTGCTCCGCGAACGCGAGATCATCACCGTGTTCCGCTACGAGCGGCTGTTCGACGAGTACCTGCGCAGTGCCCTGCCGGGGGTGGATCCGCTGGACGCGGTGGGCTTCGCCGCGCTCGTGACGGCGGTGCACAACCACGTGCTGCGGCAGCTCCTGCGCGGACGGAAGAAGGTGCCGCTGTCCACCCTCCAGTCCGCGCTCGCGGATGCACGTCGGCGGTACGGCGTGGGCGAGGCCGCCGACGCGGGCGCTCCGGACGACGTGGTGGTGGCGGTCTTCCCCCGGTCGATGCCGATCGCCGAGGTGACCAGGAGGCTCCGCTCCGAGCTCGACTGA
- a CDS encoding glycohydrolase toxin TNT-related protein, with the protein MTELWIGPDGVAIDREPLPRGAEVWDMYGPLNTRYVYLVENGRPAAYPERSLPWVENPAAYHQFLVVGDCVHIRAAYECSEDAVLRRDLDDLVDIGYYRWDAPIFRGTVAPAFGDPGGATQLLLPLPLTFYLRLGLVRELAVPGASA; encoded by the coding sequence ATGACGGAGCTGTGGATCGGACCCGACGGCGTCGCGATCGATCGCGAGCCGCTCCCCCGCGGCGCGGAGGTGTGGGACATGTACGGGCCGCTCAACACGCGCTACGTCTACCTCGTGGAGAACGGACGGCCGGCCGCCTATCCGGAGCGCTCCCTGCCCTGGGTCGAGAACCCCGCGGCGTACCACCAATTCCTCGTCGTCGGCGATTGCGTCCACATCCGCGCAGCATACGAGTGCTCGGAGGACGCCGTCCTCCGACGGGACCTGGACGACCTCGTGGACATCGGCTACTACCGCTGGGACGCCCCGATCTTCCGCGGCACGGTGGCCCCGGCCTTCGGCGACCCCGGCGGCGCGACCCAGCTCCTGCTGCCCCTCCCCCTCACGTTCTACCTGCGTCTCGGCCTGGTCCGGGAGCTGGCCGTCCCCGGAGCATCCGCATGA
- a CDS encoding TNT domain-containing protein (This protein contains a domain related to Tuberculosis Necrotizing Toxin, which is the C-terminal effector domain of outer membrane channel protein CpnT, and which has a lethal NAD+-glycohydrolase activity.) — MTPPNPLVAGPIDPTTPFSGAGLLEDGYDLVNAIESGDWVSGGLASFSALANTVATAMDPLGSLIAAGLGWLMDHLEPLKGWLNDLTGDAGEVAGFAATWGNIAQQLQQAGETLDARLSDVSSMSGEAIAAYLRLQSDVAAHISAAAAWAGGMRTGMETASMLVQIVHELVRDTLSQLVGSLISYASTLVVSLGTATPYVIAQATSRVSAMTARISGTVLKLVDAVTALTKHLDELKSLFQRLGDLFSRGPGGGHGPSGPGAPHGPDGSSPGGSSPAGSSPDGTSPGGSGPAGPSVRDQSTLTDEQIQTYLDRNYPEYADDFADNGTLPPDVQIPKGPDVLQPDGSIDWSQVPGEGYVLDSGGEPIRQPHTPQVGDVLDRYGPPEGRYTSPVPESGPYTYDQRSLPYVENPAHYHRYEVVGDMSDLRSVYDRAPQDVKDELLAGGFKPEYLGSQGYRGDIAPGFGSTGGGVQVQLPLTAAQLITLGVLKEIP; from the coding sequence ATGACCCCGCCGAACCCGCTGGTGGCGGGACCGATCGACCCGACGACACCGTTCAGCGGAGCCGGTCTGCTCGAGGACGGCTACGACCTCGTGAACGCGATCGAGAGCGGGGACTGGGTCTCCGGAGGACTCGCGTCCTTCTCCGCCCTCGCGAACACCGTGGCCACGGCCATGGATCCGCTCGGCTCGCTGATCGCCGCGGGATTGGGGTGGCTGATGGACCACCTCGAGCCGCTCAAGGGCTGGCTCAACGACCTGACCGGCGATGCGGGCGAAGTCGCCGGTTTCGCGGCGACCTGGGGCAACATCGCGCAGCAGCTGCAGCAGGCGGGCGAGACCCTCGACGCCCGCCTCTCCGACGTCAGCTCGATGTCGGGCGAGGCGATCGCGGCCTACCTCCGGCTGCAGTCCGACGTCGCCGCCCACATCTCCGCGGCCGCTGCCTGGGCCGGCGGGATGAGGACCGGCATGGAGACCGCGTCCATGCTCGTGCAGATCGTGCACGAGCTGGTCCGCGACACCCTGTCGCAGCTGGTCGGCTCCCTCATCTCCTATGCGAGCACGCTCGTCGTGTCGCTGGGCACCGCCACCCCGTACGTCATCGCGCAGGCCACGAGTCGCGTCTCGGCCATGACCGCCCGGATCTCCGGCACCGTGCTCAAGCTCGTGGATGCCGTGACGGCCCTCACGAAGCACCTCGACGAGCTCAAGTCGCTGTTCCAGCGCCTCGGCGACCTCTTCTCGCGCGGCCCGGGCGGTGGGCATGGCCCGTCCGGCCCCGGAGCCCCGCACGGCCCTGACGGCAGTTCCCCCGGGGGCTCGTCCCCCGCCGGCTCGTCTCCCGACGGCACCTCGCCTGGCGGCTCCGGCCCCGCGGGCCCCAGCGTGCGCGACCAGAGCACGCTCACAGACGAGCAGATCCAGACGTACCTCGACCGCAACTACCCGGAATACGCTGACGACTTCGCGGACAACGGCACGCTCCCGCCCGACGTCCAGATCCCCAAGGGACCGGACGTGCTCCAGCCCGACGGGAGCATCGACTGGAGCCAGGTTCCCGGCGAGGGGTACGTGCTGGATTCGGGCGGGGAACCGATCCGGCAGCCGCACACTCCACAGGTCGGGGACGTCCTCGACCGCTACGGTCCTCCGGAGGGCCGTTACACATCCCCGGTCCCCGAGAGCGGCCCGTATACCTACGATCAGCGGTCCCTCCCGTATGTGGAGAACCCGGCCCACTACCACCGCTATGAAGTGGTCGGCGACATGTCCGATCTTCGGAGCGTCTACGACCGCGCTCCGCAAGACGTCAAGGACGAACTCCTGGCGGGCGGGTTCAAGCCCGAGTATCTGGGTTCGCAGGGCTACCGAGGAGACATCGCGCCCGGGTTCGGCTCGACGGGTGGCGGGGTGCAGGTCCAGCTTCCCCTCACGGCCGCACAGTTGATCACACTCGGCGTATTGAAGGAGATTCCATGA
- a CDS encoding type VII secretion target translates to MAELIAVDTETVRQHAQRVAQIAADVRLAENAAGSMNVGGGAFGVMCAFLVPPAQIVSSIAAGAITAAATMLEKSEEQLRGLADDFDEGEQRQLDSIRGLLSSVEGARR, encoded by the coding sequence ATGGCCGAGCTGATCGCCGTCGACACCGAGACCGTCCGCCAGCACGCCCAGCGCGTCGCGCAGATCGCCGCGGACGTCCGGCTCGCCGAGAACGCCGCCGGCTCGATGAACGTGGGCGGCGGCGCCTTCGGCGTGATGTGCGCCTTCCTCGTCCCCCCGGCACAGATCGTCTCGTCGATCGCCGCCGGGGCGATCACCGCCGCCGCGACGATGCTGGAGAAGTCCGAGGAGCAGCTCCGCGGCCTGGCGGACGACTTCGATGAGGGAGAGCAGCGTCAGCTCGATTCGATCCGCGGGCTGCTGTCGTCCGTGGAGGGCGCTCGCCGATGA
- a CDS encoding YbaB/EbfC family nucleoid-associated protein, whose translation MTDTFDWSDPVATRARIEQQVKDAERRAAQAAQVRDDIAGVREQATSPGRDVTVTVDASGRLADVALTDAALQRSPAALGALIVTLAATAQKAAGARAVEIAAEAFGAEDAAVAHLREEIAELPDPSQDGRPQIEYR comes from the coding sequence ATGACGGACACCTTCGACTGGTCGGATCCGGTGGCGACACGCGCGCGCATCGAGCAGCAGGTGAAGGACGCGGAGCGCCGCGCCGCGCAGGCCGCGCAGGTGCGCGACGACATCGCAGGCGTGCGGGAGCAGGCGACCTCTCCGGGCCGCGACGTCACCGTGACGGTGGACGCCTCCGGGCGCCTCGCCGACGTCGCGCTCACGGATGCCGCTCTGCAGCGCTCCCCCGCCGCCCTCGGCGCCCTCATCGTCACCCTCGCCGCCACCGCGCAGAAGGCGGCGGGAGCACGGGCGGTCGAGATCGCGGCGGAGGCGTTCGGCGCGGAGGACGCGGCGGTCGCGCATCTGCGTGAGGAGATCGCCGAGCTCCCCGACCCGAGTCAGGACGGCCGACCGCAGATCGAGTACCGCTGA
- the sucC gene encoding ADP-forming succinate--CoA ligase subunit beta: MDLYEYQARDVFEKYGVPVLAGIVADTPEEVKAAAEKIGGVVVVKAQVKTGGRGKAGGVKVAKTPDEAYEAAKAILGLDIKGHVVKRVMVAQGARIAEEFYFSVLLDRANRSYLSLCSVEGGMEIEQLAVEKPEALARVEVNPLTGIDKEKAVEIARAANFPEDLVEKVSDVFVKLYDVYKGEDATLVEVNPLVRTEDGDIIALDGKVTLDDNASEIRHPEHEALEDKDAADPLEAKAKASGLNYVKLDGEVGIIGNGAGLVMSTLDVVAYAGENHNGVKPANFLDIGGGASAEVMAAGLDVILGDPQVKSVFVNVFGGITACDAVANGIKGALETLGDTASKPLVVRLDGNRVDEGRAILADYAHPLVTLAATMDEGADKAAELANA, encoded by the coding sequence GTGGATCTGTACGAGTACCAGGCACGAGACGTTTTCGAGAAGTACGGAGTGCCGGTCCTCGCCGGCATCGTCGCGGACACCCCCGAGGAGGTGAAGGCGGCTGCCGAGAAGATCGGCGGTGTCGTGGTCGTCAAGGCCCAGGTCAAGACCGGAGGCCGCGGCAAGGCCGGCGGTGTCAAGGTCGCCAAGACCCCCGACGAGGCGTACGAGGCCGCGAAGGCCATCCTCGGGCTCGACATCAAGGGCCACGTCGTCAAGCGCGTCATGGTCGCGCAGGGCGCCCGCATCGCCGAGGAGTTCTACTTCTCCGTGCTGCTCGACCGTGCCAACCGCTCCTACCTCTCCCTCTGCTCCGTCGAGGGCGGCATGGAGATCGAGCAGCTCGCCGTCGAGAAGCCCGAGGCGCTCGCGCGCGTCGAGGTCAACCCGCTGACCGGCATCGACAAGGAGAAGGCGGTCGAGATCGCCCGCGCCGCGAACTTCCCGGAGGACCTCGTGGAGAAGGTCTCCGACGTGTTCGTGAAGCTCTACGACGTCTACAAGGGTGAGGACGCGACGCTCGTCGAGGTCAACCCGCTCGTCCGCACCGAAGACGGCGACATCATCGCGCTCGACGGCAAGGTCACGCTCGACGACAACGCCTCCGAGATCCGCCACCCCGAGCACGAGGCGCTCGAGGACAAGGACGCCGCCGACCCGCTCGAGGCCAAGGCCAAGGCGTCCGGCCTCAACTACGTCAAGCTCGACGGCGAGGTCGGCATCATCGGCAACGGCGCGGGCCTGGTCATGTCGACGCTCGACGTCGTCGCCTACGCCGGTGAGAACCACAACGGCGTCAAGCCCGCCAACTTCCTCGACATCGGCGGCGGCGCCTCGGCCGAGGTCATGGCCGCCGGCCTCGACGTCATCCTCGGCGACCCGCAGGTCAAGAGCGTGTTCGTCAACGTGTTCGGTGGCATCACGGCGTGCGACGCCGTCGCCAACGGCATCAAGGGCGCCCTCGAGACGCTGGGTGACACGGCTTCCAAGCCGCTCGTCGTCCGCCTCGACGGCAACCGCGTGGACGAGGGTCGTGCGATCCTCGCCGACTACGCGCACCCGCTCGTGACCCTGGCCGCCACGATGGACGAGGGCGCCGACAAGGCCGCCGAGCTCGCCAACGCCTGA
- the sucD gene encoding succinate--CoA ligase subunit alpha gives MSIYLNKDSKVIVQGITGGEGTKHTALMLKAGTQVVGGVNARKAGTTVSHTDKDGNAVELPVFGSVAEAMKETGADVSIAFVPGAFTKDAMIEAIDAEIPLLVVITEGVPVGDSAEAWAYAQSKGNKTRIIGPNCPGIITPGEALVGITPANITGKGPIGLVSKSGTLTYQMMFELRDLGFSTAIGIGGDPVIGTTHIDALAAFEADPETKAIVMIGEIGGDAEERAAEYIKANVTKPVVGYVAGFTAPEGKTMGHAGAIVSGSAGTAQAKKEALEAAGVKVGKTPSETAALMREIIESL, from the coding sequence ATGTCGATCTACCTCAACAAGGACTCCAAGGTCATCGTCCAGGGCATCACCGGCGGCGAGGGCACCAAGCACACCGCGCTGATGCTCAAGGCCGGCACCCAGGTCGTCGGCGGCGTCAACGCCCGCAAGGCCGGCACCACGGTCTCGCACACGGACAAGGACGGCAACGCCGTCGAGCTCCCCGTCTTCGGCTCGGTCGCCGAGGCCATGAAGGAGACCGGCGCCGACGTGTCGATCGCCTTCGTCCCCGGCGCCTTCACGAAGGACGCGATGATCGAGGCCATCGACGCCGAGATCCCGCTGCTCGTCGTCATCACCGAGGGCGTCCCCGTGGGCGACTCGGCCGAGGCCTGGGCCTACGCGCAGAGCAAGGGCAACAAGACCCGCATCATCGGCCCGAACTGCCCCGGCATCATCACCCCCGGTGAGGCGCTCGTCGGCATCACGCCCGCCAACATCACCGGCAAGGGCCCGATCGGTCTCGTGTCGAAGTCGGGCACCCTGACCTACCAGATGATGTTCGAGCTGCGCGACCTCGGCTTCTCGACCGCCATCGGCATCGGCGGCGACCCGGTCATCGGTACCACGCACATCGACGCGCTCGCCGCGTTCGAGGCCGACCCCGAGACCAAGGCCATCGTCATGATCGGCGAGATCGGCGGCGACGCCGAGGAGCGTGCGGCCGAGTACATCAAGGCGAACGTCACCAAGCCCGTCGTCGGCTACGTCGCGGGCTTCACGGCTCCCGAGGGCAAGACCATGGGTCACGCCGGCGCGATCGTCTCCGGCTCGGCCGGTACCGCGCAGGCGAAGAAGGAGGCCCTCGAGGCCGCCGGCGTCAAGGTCGGCAAGACGCCGTCCGAGACCGCCGCTCTCATGCGCGAGATCATCGAGTCGCTCTGA
- a CDS encoding NCS2 family permease translates to MTTAPPAPASTGPTGTLDRFFEISKRGSTIGTEIRGGLVTFVTMAYIVILNPIILSGKPDVAGDMLDFNAVGAATALTAGVMTILFGVVTRLPFGFAAGLGINAFVAFSVVGQVTWPEAMALVMINGVVIVLLAATGLRKAIFDAVPFQLKIAITVGIGLFIAFIGFVNSGFVTATGASSPPVGLGVNGSVATVPSLLFVITLLLTGILVALRIKGGMLIGLIGGTVLAVVVEAIWHIGARGVDDEGNVVNPGGWGLTVPALNGSPVSVPDLSLIGAVDFSFDLGKVSLVALVMIVFTLLFTNFFDAMGTMTGLAKEANLADDNGDFPRIKSALVVEGVGAIAGGATSSSSSTVFIESGAGIGEGARTGLANVVTGIVFLIAMFLTPLTSIVPTEIAAAALIIVGAMMMAQIRHIDFGDFRVLLPVFLTVSVMPLTYSIANGIGAGFVSWVLIHAFSGKAKTISPLLWVVGAGFLIFFARGPIEALFGVGI, encoded by the coding sequence ATGACAACTGCCCCGCCCGCCCCGGCGTCCACCGGCCCCACCGGTACCCTGGACCGCTTCTTCGAGATCAGCAAGCGCGGATCGACGATCGGCACCGAGATCCGTGGAGGCCTCGTGACGTTCGTCACGATGGCCTACATCGTGATCCTGAACCCGATCATCCTGTCCGGAAAGCCGGACGTCGCCGGCGACATGCTCGACTTCAACGCCGTCGGCGCCGCGACGGCCCTGACCGCCGGCGTCATGACGATCCTCTTCGGCGTCGTCACCCGTCTGCCGTTCGGCTTCGCCGCCGGTCTCGGCATCAACGCCTTCGTCGCGTTCTCCGTCGTCGGCCAGGTCACCTGGCCCGAGGCGATGGCGCTCGTGATGATCAACGGCGTCGTGATCGTGCTCCTCGCCGCCACCGGGCTGCGGAAGGCGATCTTCGACGCCGTACCGTTCCAGCTGAAGATCGCGATCACGGTCGGCATCGGCCTCTTCATCGCGTTCATCGGGTTCGTCAACTCCGGCTTCGTCACCGCGACCGGCGCCTCGTCCCCGCCCGTCGGCCTCGGCGTCAACGGCTCCGTGGCCACCGTGCCGAGCCTGCTGTTCGTGATCACGCTGCTGCTCACCGGCATCCTCGTCGCACTCCGCATCAAGGGCGGCATGCTCATCGGCCTCATCGGCGGCACCGTGCTCGCGGTCGTCGTCGAGGCGATCTGGCACATCGGCGCCCGCGGCGTCGACGATGAGGGCAATGTCGTCAACCCCGGCGGCTGGGGTCTCACCGTCCCGGCACTGAACGGCTCCCCCGTCAGCGTCCCCGACCTGAGCCTCATCGGCGCCGTCGACTTCTCGTTCGACCTCGGCAAGGTCAGCCTCGTCGCGCTCGTGATGATCGTCTTCACGCTCCTCTTCACGAACTTCTTCGACGCCATGGGCACCATGACGGGCCTGGCGAAGGAGGCGAACCTCGCCGACGACAACGGCGACTTCCCGCGCATCAAGTCGGCGCTGGTGGTCGAGGGCGTCGGCGCGATCGCCGGTGGTGCGACCTCGTCGTCCTCCAGCACGGTCTTCATCGAGTCCGGCGCCGGCATCGGCGAGGGCGCCCGCACGGGACTGGCGAACGTCGTGACGGGCATCGTGTTCCTCATCGCGATGTTCCTCACCCCGCTGACCTCGATCGTCCCGACCGAGATCGCCGCCGCGGCCCTGATCATCGTCGGTGCGATGATGATGGCGCAGATCCGGCACATCGACTTCGGCGACTTCCGGGTGCTGCTGCCGGTGTTCCTCACGGTCTCCGTCATGCCGCTGACGTACTCGATCGCCAACGGCATCGGGGCGGGCTTCGTGAGCTGGGTGCTCATCCACGCCTTCTCCGGCAAGGCCAAGACCATCAGCCCGCTGCTGTGGGTGGTCGGCGCCGGCTTCCTCATCTTCTTCGCCCGCGGTCCCATCGAGGCCCTCTTCGGCGTCGGGATCTAA
- a CDS encoding cell division protein PerM, translating to MQRLLVALLAALDAAIAAAIGLVVLLAPLTLLWTLAFGITADWGALWPLTGTLWEFGHGVPLEITIPDTLLVALAIPADAARFVVSVTPLAFLLLTLLFAARSGGRAARSGAWLLGSLSGTVVFAVISTVVALTSALGAARVPLALAILLPPAVYLVGAVCGAVRVAWEDGDGGLLDRVHDVLDAREDWAPVPSSIVRGAAFALVGVTGAAALAVALSVLTRGGEVVALFQAARVDALGATVLTLGQLAYLPTFVVWAAAWLAGPGFAVGAGTAVSPAGTQLGVVPGIPAFGLLPENSSIWMLIVVLIPVAAGAFAGWAVRSRLVWEGTPLGIPQRTVIAVGIAAVAAGVAALAAMFANGSMGPGRLGTVGPAVLPFALSLGAEVLVGAAILLLSPRHRDELAEERTDRWIAEMSTLTSADAGDDRSPHPGFPSSEDTAPLDALRDRGTPRGPVEDDRP from the coding sequence ATGCAACGCCTCCTCGTCGCGCTCCTCGCCGCCCTCGATGCCGCCATCGCGGCGGCCATCGGGCTCGTCGTGCTGCTGGCGCCGTTGACGCTCCTCTGGACGCTGGCCTTCGGGATCACGGCCGACTGGGGCGCACTCTGGCCGCTCACCGGCACGCTCTGGGAGTTCGGCCACGGCGTCCCCCTGGAGATCACGATCCCGGACACGCTGCTCGTCGCCCTGGCGATCCCCGCAGACGCCGCGCGGTTCGTCGTCTCGGTCACGCCGCTGGCCTTCCTGCTCCTCACCCTGCTCTTCGCCGCGCGCTCCGGGGGCCGCGCGGCGCGCTCCGGGGCATGGCTTCTGGGGTCGCTGTCGGGGACCGTCGTCTTCGCCGTCATCTCCACGGTCGTCGCCCTCACATCGGCGCTCGGGGCCGCGCGGGTCCCGCTGGCTCTCGCGATCTTGCTGCCGCCCGCTGTGTACCTCGTGGGCGCGGTGTGCGGCGCCGTGCGGGTGGCATGGGAGGACGGCGACGGCGGACTGCTCGACCGTGTCCATGACGTCCTGGACGCCAGGGAGGACTGGGCGCCGGTGCCCTCCTCGATCGTGCGCGGCGCCGCGTTCGCGCTCGTGGGCGTGACGGGAGCCGCCGCGTTGGCCGTCGCCCTGTCGGTCCTCACGCGCGGTGGAGAGGTCGTCGCGCTGTTCCAGGCGGCGCGGGTCGACGCCCTCGGCGCGACCGTGCTGACCCTCGGGCAGCTCGCGTATCTGCCGACCTTCGTGGTGTGGGCTGCCGCGTGGCTGGCCGGGCCCGGGTTCGCGGTCGGTGCGGGGACCGCGGTGTCGCCCGCCGGCACCCAGCTCGGCGTCGTGCCCGGCATCCCGGCGTTCGGCCTGCTGCCGGAGAACTCCTCGATCTGGATGCTCATCGTGGTCCTGATCCCCGTGGCCGCCGGTGCGTTCGCGGGGTGGGCCGTCCGCTCGCGTCTGGTGTGGGAGGGGACACCGCTCGGCATCCCGCAGCGGACCGTGATCGCCGTGGGGATCGCTGCGGTCGCGGCCGGTGTCGCCGCGCTCGCCGCGATGTTCGCGAACGGGTCGATGGGGCCGGGACGCCTCGGGACGGTCGGTCCGGCGGTGCTGCCGTTCGCGCTGTCCCTCGGCGCGGAGGTCCTCGTGGGTGCGGCGATCCTGCTGCTGTCGCCCCGTCACCGGGATGAACTCGCCGAGGAGCGCACGGACCGCTGGATCGCCGAGATGTCCACGCTGACCTCCGCCGACGCCGGCGACGACCGGAGCCCGCACCCGGGCTTCCCGTCCTCCGAAGACACCGCGCCGCTGGACGCGCTGCGCGACCGCGGGACACCGCGCGGACCCGTCGAGGACGATCGCCCCTAG
- the purN gene encoding phosphoribosylglycinamide formyltransferase — MLTVAVLISGAGSNLRALLEAARHPDFPARVVVVGADREADGLAHAEEFGIPSFTVPWHEHESREAWGEELGRQLAVWAPDLVVLSGLMRLLPSSLVAAYAPRIINTHPAYLPEFPGAHGVRDALAAGVRETGASVIVVDDGVDTGPILAQERVPIRADDTEHTLHERIKPVERRLLIDVVRRIATGDLALTSAP, encoded by the coding sequence GTGCTCACGGTCGCCGTACTCATCTCGGGCGCCGGCTCGAACCTTCGCGCCCTCCTCGAGGCCGCTCGTCACCCCGATTTCCCGGCGCGTGTCGTCGTCGTCGGGGCGGATCGCGAAGCCGACGGGCTGGCCCATGCCGAGGAGTTCGGCATCCCCAGCTTCACCGTGCCGTGGCACGAGCACGAGAGCCGCGAGGCGTGGGGCGAGGAGCTGGGCCGTCAGCTCGCCGTCTGGGCGCCGGACCTCGTGGTGCTCAGCGGCCTCATGCGGCTGCTGCCGTCCTCCCTCGTCGCCGCCTATGCGCCGCGGATCATCAACACCCATCCCGCGTACCTCCCGGAGTTCCCCGGAGCGCACGGTGTCCGCGACGCCCTCGCCGCGGGTGTCCGGGAGACGGGCGCCAGCGTGATCGTCGTGGACGACGGGGTCGACACCGGCCCCATCCTCGCGCAGGAGCGCGTGCCGATCCGGGCCGACGACACCGAGCACACGCTGCACGAGCGCATCAAGCCGGTCGAGCGCCGGCTGCTCATCGACGTCGTCCGGCGCATCGCGACCGGCGACCTCGCCCTGACCTCCGCCCCCTGA